In Gammaproteobacteria bacterium, one DNA window encodes the following:
- a CDS encoding porin — MIYKTIYKNQMTHAVAGGLLLGLSSFGVEANTNSVMGNIGSSGNAFMNAITNSGIRFGGWVHGGATFNPYQTDGFNGPVTFADQANRVQMNQLNFFLERPVRTEGRDWDIGFRADFMFGTDAIFTQAYGNPPFDVNNGRPLADRGNWDLGICCSSLRTYGIAIPQAYAEVYVPVGNGLNIKVGHFYTPIGYESVPAPNNFFYTHAYTMQYGEPFTHTGVLSNYTINKNFTAMAGAIGGSGTGGWDGNFDKQMENWGGIGGVTWTSDDRKTSFNVSGTGSTTSTRNSSFWGMYSIVLKHMLTDKTHLVVQHDHGFADNVLLANLKYGGVVKDAQWYGVNMHLYYDLTPELSIGARGEWFRDRDGFRVFAPGRVGLATNYLGNSYALGGATQLATSTPADYYAVTVGANWKAAKTLNLQWKGLKNLNIRPNFRYDRVDSLHTATYRPFGGNKDQFLFSLDAILPF, encoded by the coding sequence ATGATATATAAAACGATCTACAAAAACCAAATGACTCATGCCGTGGCGGGTGGGTTGCTGCTCGGCCTGAGTTCATTTGGTGTTGAAGCGAATACGAACAGTGTGATGGGCAATATCGGAAGCAGCGGTAATGCTTTTATGAATGCCATAACAAACAGCGGTATCAGATTCGGCGGCTGGGTGCATGGCGGAGCGACATTCAATCCTTATCAAACGGATGGTTTCAACGGTCCAGTGACATTTGCCGATCAAGCCAACAGAGTGCAAATGAATCAATTGAATTTCTTTCTGGAACGTCCGGTCAGGACGGAGGGAAGAGATTGGGACATCGGTTTTCGCGCCGATTTTATGTTTGGAACGGACGCGATCTTTACCCAAGCCTACGGCAATCCACCATTCGATGTAAACAATGGCCGGCCATTAGCCGACCGGGGTAACTGGGATCTGGGAATATGCTGTAGCTCCTTGCGTACTTACGGCATTGCAATTCCTCAAGCCTATGCGGAAGTTTATGTGCCTGTCGGTAACGGATTGAATATCAAAGTAGGGCACTTTTATACGCCTATCGGATATGAATCGGTGCCGGCGCCAAACAACTTTTTTTACACGCATGCTTATACCATGCAATACGGCGAGCCCTTCACCCACACGGGTGTGCTGAGCAACTATACCATTAATAAAAATTTCACCGCCATGGCGGGTGCGATCGGCGGCAGCGGGACGGGCGGCTGGGACGGTAACTTCGACAAGCAAATGGAAAACTGGGGCGGAATCGGTGGCGTAACCTGGACCAGCGATGATCGCAAAACTTCTTTCAACGTCAGCGGCACCGGTAGTACAACTTCTACGCGCAACAGCAGCTTTTGGGGGATGTACAGTATCGTTTTGAAACATATGCTAACGGACAAGACACATTTGGTTGTGCAGCATGATCATGGTTTTGCCGATAACGTGCTGCTGGCTAACCTCAAGTACGGCGGTGTAGTTAAAGATGCGCAGTGGTACGGCGTAAATATGCACCTCTATTACGACTTGACCCCGGAATTATCGATCGGTGCACGTGGCGAATGGTTCCGCGACCGCGACGGTTTTCGTGTTTTTGCTCCGGGACGGGTGGGTTTGGCAACGAATTACCTCGGCAACAGTTACGCATTAGGTGGTGCGACTCAGCTGGCTACCAGCACACCGGCTGATTATTATGCCGTAACCGTCGGTGCGAATTGGAAAGCGGCCAAGACACTGAATCTTCAATGGAAGGGTTTAAAAAATTTGAATATCCGCCCCAATTTCCGCTATGACAGAGTGGATTCGCTGCATACGGCGACGTACAGACCATTTGGCGGGAATAAGGACCAGTTTTTATTTTCACTGGATGCCATCTTGCCTTTTTGA
- a CDS encoding flagellar brake protein: MELIPIQTTDLIVGQPLPWDLFDQGRQPIQKRGYIFKTEEELKQLEESPIFRMEKQDPEQAEPAANSPGKISFEDMHLKVGHKMHLTLATYSKNSGESNSYATSMIGYVQGSTLIVSMPASEQLIGEPFIEGDQLNVRLITGQYAYKFTAFVDKIIKAPFKYLHLSFPKDIQGQSIRKSRRIKCNLQATVAEKAIPITISDLSICGAGITSHLPLGTLGSVVTLSFVIAVHDREIPLSIKAVIRSAKQSTKKNQKIICSGVEYAGIKPDQVFALRHLIYQEIVEHPENVI; encoded by the coding sequence ATGGAATTGATACCCATACAAACAACAGACTTGATAGTTGGTCAACCATTGCCGTGGGATTTATTCGATCAAGGGCGTCAGCCCATACAAAAGCGCGGTTACATCTTTAAAACCGAGGAAGAGTTAAAACAACTGGAAGAGTCGCCAATTTTCCGCATGGAGAAACAAGATCCGGAACAAGCTGAACCCGCGGCGAATTCACCGGGAAAAATCAGCTTTGAAGATATGCATCTCAAAGTGGGTCATAAAATGCATCTTACTTTAGCCACCTACTCAAAAAATTCCGGCGAAAGCAATTCGTACGCAACTTCCATGATCGGTTATGTGCAAGGCAGTACCTTGATTGTTTCTATGCCGGCATCCGAACAGCTGATCGGCGAACCTTTTATCGAAGGCGATCAACTCAACGTCCGTTTAATTACCGGGCAGTATGCCTACAAATTCACCGCTTTTGTCGACAAAATCATCAAAGCGCCTTTTAAATACCTGCATTTGTCTTTTCCCAAAGACATACAAGGCCAAAGCATACGCAAGTCACGAAGAATTAAATGCAATCTCCAGGCAACCGTGGCCGAAAAAGCGATTCCGATTACGATCAGCGACCTCAGTATCTGCGGCGCCGGCATCACTTCTCATCTCCCTTTGGGCACACTAGGCTCAGTGGTCACCTTATCCTTTGTCATCGCCGTACATGACCGGGAGATACCGTTGTCCATCAAAGCCGTCATCCGGTCCGCCAAGCAAAGCACCAAGAAAAATCAGAAAATCATCTGCTCCGGTGTCGAATATGCCGGCATCAAGCCGGATCAAGTATTCGCGCTACGCCACCTGATTTACCAAGAAATTGTCGAGCATCCCGAAAACGTCATTTGA
- the dinB gene encoding DNA polymerase IV, with amino-acid sequence MNMRPRRIAHLDMDAFYASVELLRYPELRGLPVVIGGRDEHQPVMQADGKRHFYRLRDYAGRGVITTATYEARALGVHSAMGVMKAAQLAPDAILLPVDFPIYRHYSRLFKAAVATIASHIEDSGIDEIYIDLTDLPDETLPLAQRIKQAVKDATGLSCSIGITPNKLLAKICSDLEKPDGLIILGMADIPQRIWPLPVRKINGIGPKAANKLASLGITTIAELAQAELGFLQTHFGRSYSVWLYEVSRGIDARPVITNAEPKSISRETTFERDLHPRRDRADLSEAFTALCVQVAGDLKRKGYAGRTIGIKLRFEDFRTVTRDFSLSAHTADAVLIRRAAGECLRRVPLQKKIRLLGVKVSALCAETALPAAEASRQQELPLVL; translated from the coding sequence GTGAATATGCGGCCGCGCCGCATCGCGCATCTGGACATGGATGCGTTTTACGCGTCCGTCGAGTTGCTGCGTTATCCCGAATTGCGCGGCTTGCCGGTGGTGATCGGCGGACGGGATGAGCATCAGCCGGTGATGCAAGCAGACGGTAAACGGCATTTTTATCGCTTGCGTGATTACGCCGGGCGCGGGGTCATTACCACCGCGACGTATGAAGCGCGCGCACTGGGCGTGCATTCCGCCATGGGGGTGATGAAAGCGGCGCAACTGGCGCCCGATGCGATTCTGTTGCCGGTCGATTTCCCCATTTACCGGCATTATTCGCGTTTGTTCAAAGCCGCTGTCGCCACTATCGCTTCGCACATCGAAGATTCCGGCATCGATGAAATCTACATTGACTTAACCGATTTGCCGGATGAGACGCTGCCGCTGGCGCAACGCATCAAGCAGGCGGTAAAGGATGCCACCGGGCTTTCTTGTTCGATCGGCATTACGCCGAACAAATTACTGGCGAAAATCTGCTCCGATCTGGAGAAACCGGACGGATTGATCATTCTTGGCATGGCCGATATTCCGCAGCGCATTTGGCCGTTGCCGGTACGGAAAATCAACGGCATCGGTCCGAAGGCTGCGAACAAGCTGGCCTCGTTGGGCATCACCACGATTGCCGAATTGGCGCAGGCCGAGCTGGGTTTTCTGCAAACGCATTTCGGGCGCAGTTACTCGGTCTGGCTGTATGAAGTATCGCGCGGTATCGATGCGCGGCCGGTGATTACCAATGCTGAGCCCAAATCGATCAGCCGCGAAACCACGTTTGAGCGCGATCTGCATCCGCGCCGGGACCGGGCAGATTTGTCCGAGGCATTTACCGCGTTGTGCGTGCAAGTGGCCGGTGACTTGAAACGCAAGGGTTATGCCGGGCGTACTATCGGTATCAAGTTGCGTTTTGAGGATTTCCGCACCGTGACACGTGATTTTTCACTTTCCGCGCATACCGCCGATGCGGTTCTGATACGCCGCGCCGCGGGAGAGTGTTTACGCCGGGTGCCGTTACAGAAGAAGATTCGCTTGCTGGGCGTGAAGGTCAGCGCGCTGTGCGCCGAGACTGCATTACCGGCAGCCGAGGCTTCCCGGCAACAGGAATTACCGCTGGTGTTGTAG
- a CDS encoding outer membrane protein assembly factor BamD, with protein sequence MLRILAFILLLTLSACKLLPEGFLSERTEDQQDWSANKFYSEAKDKLNEGNYSAAIKLYESLEARYPYGRIAQQAQLEIAYAHYKNDEPASAIAAAERFAKLHPNHPNVDYAYYIKALAGFNDNWGMMGALMRGPLKQDMSERDSKASYESFENFKELVSRFPDSKYTPDARQRMAYLLNSIAMSEIHVARYYMKRKAYIAAANRAQNVVKEYPRTPATEEALYIMIRAYDALQMHDLRDDAERVMRLNFQNSYYLAELPEVGGKKWWEFWKN encoded by the coding sequence ATGTTGCGTATTTTAGCTTTTATTCTGCTGTTAACGTTATCCGCCTGTAAATTGTTGCCGGAAGGTTTTTTGTCGGAGCGCACGGAAGATCAGCAGGATTGGTCGGCCAATAAGTTTTATTCGGAAGCGAAGGATAAGCTGAATGAAGGCAATTATTCCGCAGCGATCAAATTGTATGAATCGCTGGAAGCGCGTTATCCCTATGGCCGGATAGCGCAGCAAGCGCAGCTTGAAATTGCCTATGCGCATTACAAAAATGATGAACCGGCTTCGGCAATCGCGGCGGCGGAACGGTTCGCCAAATTACATCCCAATCACCCGAACGTGGATTATGCCTATTACATCAAGGCACTGGCGGGTTTTAACGATAATTGGGGCATGATGGGCGCGTTGATGCGCGGGCCGCTGAAGCAGGATATGAGCGAACGTGATTCCAAAGCATCGTATGAATCGTTCGAAAATTTCAAGGAACTGGTGTCGCGTTTCCCGGATAGCAAGTATACCCCTGACGCCCGGCAGCGCATGGCCTATCTGCTGAACTCCATCGCCATGAGTGAGATTCATGTGGCGCGTTACTATATGAAGCGCAAAGCGTATATCGCCGCAGCCAACCGGGCGCAAAACGTGGTGAAGGAATATCCCCGCACACCGGCTACCGAAGAGGCTTTGTATATTATGATCAGAGCCTATGACGCGCTGCAAATGCATGACTTGCGCGATGATGCGGAGCGTGTGATGCGGCTGAATTTTCAGAACAGCTACTATCTTGCCGAATTGCCCGAAGTGGGCGGGAAAAAATGGTGGGAGTTCTGGAAAAACTGA
- a CDS encoding SEC-C domain-containing protein codes for MNTPTTHLKTSPCPCGSSQHYENCCGCYLDQGETAPTAENLMRSRYTAYTLKREDYLLATWHPGTRPASLELTDESAHQWLGLTVKRHEQAAADQAIVEFIARYKINSRAYRLHEISRFVREDGQWFYIDGDIING; via the coding sequence ATGAATACCCCAACTACCCATTTGAAAACATCGCCCTGCCCGTGCGGCAGCAGCCAGCATTACGAAAACTGCTGCGGCTGCTATCTGGATCAAGGCGAAACCGCTCCTACCGCAGAAAACCTGATGCGCTCGCGCTACACCGCGTATACGCTGAAGCGTGAAGACTATCTGCTGGCCACCTGGCATCCCGGCACACGTCCGGCTTCTCTTGAATTAACCGATGAGTCCGCCCACCAGTGGCTGGGGCTGACGGTTAAACGGCACGAGCAAGCTGCCGCGGATCAGGCCATCGTGGAATTCATCGCACGTTACAAAATCAACAGCCGCGCTTACCGCCTGCACGAAATCAGCCGGTTTGTGCGGGAAGATGGGCAGTGGTTTTATATCGACGGCGATATCATAAATGGTTAA
- a CDS encoding alpha/beta hydrolase, with amino-acid sequence MQHKTLLPFLAAIAAIILALFAIGPLLTAPAPTAVGTLSADFPVESVEIPAANGSTVQGWLVRGKPGGGAVLLLHSMRSNRLEMLSRARFLKDQGYSVLFIDLQAHGETAGDHITFGLREAENAEASVAYLRRIFPAERIGAIGASLGAAAIVLAKQNLKLDAVILESLHPTIEEAVNNRLKLHFGEYGSILLPLVLWQLSFYLDTAPEQLSPVTRINDLNSPVLFISGTHDAHTTQAETERLYAAARFPKELWIVPGAWHFNMHSYAGREYEQRVSDFLAVYLRRGDD; translated from the coding sequence ATGCAACACAAAACACTGCTTCCGTTTCTGGCTGCTATTGCCGCAATCATACTTGCACTATTCGCCATCGGCCCTCTCCTGACCGCGCCGGCACCCACCGCGGTCGGCACTCTGTCTGCGGATTTTCCGGTTGAATCGGTGGAAATTCCCGCAGCGAACGGATCCACCGTACAGGGCTGGCTGGTTCGCGGCAAACCGGGCGGCGGCGCGGTGCTGCTGCTGCATTCGATGCGCAGCAACCGGCTGGAAATGCTGAGCCGGGCACGCTTCCTGAAAGATCAGGGGTACAGTGTTTTATTTATCGATCTGCAAGCGCACGGCGAAACTGCCGGAGATCACATCACATTCGGCTTGCGCGAAGCGGAAAATGCCGAGGCATCGGTCGCCTATCTGCGAAGAATTTTCCCAGCCGAGCGAATCGGCGCTATCGGCGCCTCCCTGGGTGCCGCTGCGATTGTGCTCGCCAAACAGAATCTGAAACTGGACGCCGTCATTCTGGAGTCACTGCATCCCACGATTGAAGAAGCGGTTAATAATCGATTAAAACTGCATTTTGGCGAGTACGGATCGATCCTGCTACCGCTCGTGCTGTGGCAATTATCCTTTTATCTGGATACTGCGCCAGAGCAGTTGAGTCCGGTTACGCGCATCAATGATTTGAACTCGCCCGTGTTGTTTATTTCCGGCACGCATGATGCGCACACCACGCAAGCGGAAACCGAACGCCTGTATGCCGCGGCGAGATTTCCCAAAGAACTGTGGATCGTCCCCGGCGCGTGGCACTTCAATATGCACAGCTACGCCGGACGGGAATACGAGCAGCGTGTCAGTGATTTTCTAGCGGTTTATCTGCGCCGCGGTGACGATTGA
- a CDS encoding CAAX prenyl protease-related protein: MVDRMNLYRIAPFGAYVFFMILEDMLLKFGWEPSELRMLYAVKIAVVAGLLWAMRSAYSELRWPGGAGLRVCFTALIAGIVVFIAWINLTADWMVMGESVGFDPRENGEIDWFLVTVRIIGAALVVPVMEELFWRSFLMRWIENPDFLAVNPAQVGLKALCIAAALFALAHSLWLAGFFAGIVYSLLYVRSGTLWLPILAHAVTNGILGVWIVMTGNWGFW; this comes from the coding sequence ATGGTTGACCGCATGAATTTGTACCGGATTGCGCCCTTCGGCGCGTATGTTTTTTTCATGATACTGGAAGATATGTTATTGAAGTTCGGCTGGGAACCGAGTGAGCTGCGTATGCTCTACGCCGTAAAAATAGCGGTTGTGGCTGGTTTATTGTGGGCGATGCGAAGCGCCTACAGTGAATTGCGCTGGCCCGGCGGCGCGGGCTTGCGTGTCTGTTTTACCGCACTGATAGCCGGTATCGTGGTGTTTATCGCATGGATAAATCTGACGGCGGATTGGATGGTGATGGGTGAGTCCGTAGGCTTCGATCCACGCGAAAACGGTGAAATCGACTGGTTTTTGGTGACCGTGCGGATTATCGGTGCGGCATTGGTGGTGCCGGTGATGGAAGAACTGTTCTGGCGGTCGTTTTTGATGCGCTGGATTGAGAATCCGGATTTCCTGGCTGTTAATCCGGCGCAGGTAGGACTCAAGGCGCTCTGCATTGCAGCAGCGCTGTTTGCGCTTGCGCACAGCTTATGGCTGGCCGGATTTTTTGCCGGTATCGTTTATAGTTTGCTGTACGTGCGCAGCGGAACCTTGTGGCTGCCCATTTTGGCGCATGCGGTCACCAACGGGATACTGGGGGTGTGGATTGTGATGACAGGCAATTGGGGATTCTGGTAG
- a CDS encoding diguanylate cyclase has protein sequence MITKEHKEFQDRMRSLLAAFAQELPQRIGEIESLWSRLRAEWDTKALQEMHRSVHHLVSNGKTFGYPELSAEARVLEQTLKHMLMETIAADDVLANRILQQIDALKRVSNEQASTLANASLAHDESTFLPDAPASNLIFVVEADTEAAQELALQLRYYGYEVEVFNHLDKFRAAIQHRPHAIILMDVEFPEDEMGGILVMERIQKELARPARVIFISTHDDMAYRLGAVRAGGVAYFTKPINSSELIDQLDLITASQIQDPFRVLIVDDSPTILSYHATILEQAGMLVKAVAEPLKLLGALNDFNPDLILMDLYMPGCNGVELARVIRQIDGFLSTPIVYLSSENDFNTQAEAMSLCGDDFLVKPIDAVHLVSAVTMRATRARFLRSLMIHDGLTGLLNHTAIKEELAREVIRSSRLNSPLSLAMVDIDFFKKVNDTYGHAAGDRVLKSLARLLKQRLRETDIVGRYGGEEFAVIMNDTDAASAAKVIDEIRTVFSRLLHLSHDEEFSVNFSCGIADLAHFSDAVSLSEAADKALYQAKQRGRNKVVVNSGD, from the coding sequence ATGATTACTAAAGAGCACAAAGAATTTCAAGACAGAATGCGCTCGCTGTTAGCGGCATTTGCGCAAGAATTACCGCAGCGCATCGGTGAAATTGAATCGCTATGGAGCAGGCTGCGGGCTGAATGGGACACAAAAGCTTTGCAAGAAATGCATCGTTCCGTGCATCATTTAGTGAGCAATGGCAAGACTTTCGGCTATCCGGAACTCAGTGCCGAAGCGCGCGTATTGGAGCAAACGCTGAAACACATGCTGATGGAAACGATTGCGGCGGATGATGTGCTGGCAAACCGTATTTTGCAGCAGATCGATGCCTTGAAACGCGTTTCAAATGAACAGGCATCTACGCTGGCAAATGCGTCACTTGCTCATGACGAAAGCACATTTTTGCCGGATGCACCGGCGTCCAATCTGATCTTTGTCGTGGAAGCCGATACCGAAGCCGCGCAGGAGCTTGCGCTGCAACTGCGCTATTACGGTTATGAAGTGGAAGTATTCAATCATTTGGATAAATTCCGTGCCGCGATCCAGCATAGGCCGCATGCCATTATCCTCATGGATGTCGAGTTTCCTGAAGATGAAATGGGCGGTATCCTGGTTATGGAGCGGATTCAGAAAGAACTGGCCCGCCCGGCCCGGGTGATTTTTATCTCGACGCACGACGACATGGCATACCGGCTGGGTGCGGTGCGCGCCGGCGGGGTGGCGTATTTCACCAAACCGATCAACTCCAGCGAACTGATCGATCAGCTGGATTTGATTACCGCGTCGCAAATTCAGGATCCGTTCCGGGTGCTGATCGTGGATGATAGCCCCACGATATTGTCGTACCATGCCACGATTCTGGAACAGGCCGGCATGCTGGTTAAAGCCGTGGCGGAGCCGTTGAAGCTGCTGGGAGCATTGAATGATTTCAATCCCGATCTGATTCTGATGGATTTGTATATGCCGGGTTGCAACGGCGTTGAATTGGCGCGAGTGATCCGGCAGATCGACGGTTTTCTGAGCACGCCGATCGTTTATCTGTCTTCCGAGAACGATTTCAACACACAAGCGGAAGCCATGAGTTTGTGCGGCGACGATTTTCTGGTCAAGCCGATAGACGCCGTCCATTTGGTTTCGGCGGTGACGATGCGCGCCACGCGCGCGCGCTTTTTGCGTTCGTTGATGATCCATGACGGCTTGACCGGTCTGCTCAATCACACCGCCATCAAAGAGGAACTGGCGCGCGAGGTTATCCGCTCGAGCCGGTTGAATTCGCCGCTCTCGCTGGCGATGGTGGATATCGATTTCTTCAAGAAAGTCAACGATACCTACGGGCATGCCGCAGGCGATCGCGTGCTCAAGAGCTTGGCGCGGTTGTTGAAGCAGCGGTTGCGTGAAACGGATATCGTCGGACGTTACGGCGGGGAAGAATTCGCAGTGATCATGAACGATACCGATGCGGCGTCGGCGGCCAAAGTGATCGACGAGATCCGCACGGTTTTCTCGCGTTTGCTGCATCTGAGCCACGATGAAGAGTTTTCGGTCAATTTCAGTTGCGGGATTGCCGATCTCGCGCACTTTTCCGATGCCGTGAGCTTGAGCGAAGCGGCGGACAAAGCGCTTTATCAGGCGAAACAGCGCGGCCGCAACAAGGTGGTTGTGAATTCCGGGGACTAA
- a CDS encoding alpha-L-glutamate ligase-like protein, producing the protein MLLASAKKLRSFGIIGMNQRNFGLISRYNPRHLYPLVDDKLKTKLLAQKAGITVPKLLGTVQYQHDVRLLKEILRPYDQFVIKPVKGSGGKGILVITEHDHNLYFKPSGDAMQLTDIERHVSNILSGLHSLGGKPDTVMIESLIQLDPVFSDFSYEGIPDIRIIVLRGYPIMSMLRLTTHASDGKANLHQGAVGVGIDIATGRALHAVQYGESVTHHPDTRKTFAELIVPHWDKLLQLAAACYEMTGLGYLGADLVLDRDQGPMIIELNARPGLAIQVANRAGLAPRVAVIEAIKAVDPDVQARVAFSKKQFTIDAEVHPPRLLRTRSGDR; encoded by the coding sequence ATGTTGCTGGCAAGCGCTAAGAAACTGCGCAGTTTCGGCATCATCGGCATGAACCAAAGAAATTTTGGTTTGATCTCGCGCTATAACCCGCGCCATTTATATCCGCTGGTCGACGACAAGTTAAAAACCAAGCTGCTGGCGCAGAAAGCGGGAATCACCGTGCCCAAACTGCTCGGCACCGTGCAGTATCAGCACGATGTCCGGCTGCTGAAAGAAATCCTCCGGCCCTACGATCAGTTCGTCATCAAACCGGTCAAGGGCAGCGGTGGCAAGGGCATTCTGGTGATTACCGAGCACGATCACAACTTGTACTTCAAGCCCAGTGGCGATGCCATGCAGCTGACAGATATCGAACGCCATGTATCGAATATTCTGAGCGGTTTGCATAGCCTGGGCGGCAAACCCGATACCGTGATGATCGAATCGCTGATTCAACTCGACCCGGTTTTCTCCGACTTCAGCTACGAAGGCATTCCCGATATCCGCATCATCGTTTTACGCGGCTACCCCATCATGTCGATGCTGCGGCTGACCACCCATGCTTCCGACGGCAAGGCCAACTTGCATCAGGGCGCGGTCGGGGTCGGCATCGACATTGCCACAGGCCGCGCGTTGCACGCGGTGCAGTACGGCGAATCGGTCACGCACCATCCGGACACACGCAAGACTTTTGCCGAATTAATCGTGCCGCATTGGGACAAGCTGCTGCAATTGGCGGCCGCTTGTTATGAGATGACCGGCTTGGGGTATCTGGGCGCCGATCTGGTGCTGGACAGAGACCAGGGGCCGATGATCATTGAGCTCAACGCCCGTCCGGGGTTGGCCATCCAGGTGGCGAATCGTGCCGGCTTGGCGCCGCGTGTTGCGGTCATCGAAGCGATCAAGGCCGTCGATCCCGATGTGCAAGCACGTGTGGCTTTCAGCAAGAAACAATTCACCATTGATGCGGAAGTTCATCCGCCGCGCCTGCTGCGCACGCGCAGCGGCGATCGCTGA
- the rluD gene encoding 23S rRNA pseudouridine(1911/1915/1917) synthase RluD yields MMNSVKNKDTPGDYSAKPPACHESAPDVIELTIPSGYAGQRLDQALAKLLPGWSRNRLQTWINEDRVKLDGHKTSVKQKVWGNEQVRILPQNNPAESRHAAEAISLPIHYEDETLIVINKPAGLVTHPGNGNWQGTLLNALLHHAPQLEKVPRAGIVHRLDKDTSGLLVVAKTLEAQTSLVRQLQQRTVKRDYLALVLGDVTQAGSVDAPIGRHPVHRTKMAVTTKGKPACTHYRVIENFAGCTLLQCSLETGRTHQIRVHMHAIGHPLAGDPVYGGTPRNTNAEMGQLLTGFPRQALHAVRLALTHPLNGEHVQWESVIPDDMNHLLQVLRHHNKADDVE; encoded by the coding sequence ATGATGAATTCCGTTAAAAACAAAGATACACCCGGGGATTATAGCGCAAAGCCGCCGGCATGCCATGAATCGGCGCCGGATGTCATTGAACTGACAATTCCTTCCGGCTATGCCGGGCAGCGTCTGGACCAAGCTCTGGCGAAGCTACTGCCCGGTTGGTCGCGTAACCGGCTGCAAACTTGGATCAACGAAGATCGGGTCAAGCTGGACGGTCACAAAACCAGCGTCAAACAGAAAGTGTGGGGAAACGAACAGGTCCGGATCTTGCCGCAAAACAATCCCGCGGAATCCAGGCACGCTGCCGAAGCGATCAGCCTGCCGATCCATTATGAAGATGAAACGCTCATCGTCATCAACAAGCCCGCCGGCCTGGTCACCCACCCGGGCAACGGCAACTGGCAGGGCACCCTGCTGAATGCCTTGCTGCATCATGCGCCGCAATTGGAAAAAGTGCCGCGCGCCGGTATCGTTCATCGTTTGGACAAAGACACCAGCGGATTATTGGTCGTGGCCAAAACGCTTGAGGCGCAAACCAGTCTCGTGCGCCAATTGCAGCAACGCACGGTGAAGCGCGACTATCTGGCGTTGGTGCTGGGGGACGTTACACAAGCCGGCAGCGTCGATGCTCCTATAGGCCGCCACCCGGTTCACCGCACAAAAATGGCGGTCACAACCAAAGGAAAACCGGCATGCACGCACTACCGGGTGATCGAAAACTTTGCCGGTTGCACGTTGCTGCAGTGCAGTCTCGAAACAGGTCGCACGCATCAAATCCGGGTGCATATGCATGCTATCGGACATCCGCTGGCAGGCGATCCGGTTTATGGCGGCACCCCACGCAACACCAATGCGGAAATGGGACAACTATTAACCGGTTTCCCCAGGCAGGCACTGCATGCTGTGCGGCTTGCGCTGACGCACCCGCTCAATGGAGAACACGTGCAATGGGAAAGCGTTATTCCAGATGACATGAATCATTTGTTGCAGGTATTGCGGCATCACAACAAAGCGGATGACGTAGAATAA
- a CDS encoding universal stress protein: MTHYQNILLAVDFSDQGHYVGQKAQSLAQLFNAQLHIVHVLDNIPMPDTPYGTVIALDEDSPDELLQAEKNKLMQIGDQLSIAPTKRWLIWGEPQQEIIRLAEQEHIDLIVVGSHGRHGLAVLMGSTAKEILYHAQCDVLAVHL, encoded by the coding sequence ATGACGCACTACCAAAATATTCTGCTCGCGGTCGACTTTTCCGATCAGGGTCATTACGTCGGGCAAAAAGCGCAATCACTGGCACAACTGTTCAATGCCCAGCTTCACATCGTTCACGTATTGGACAACATTCCGATGCCGGACACACCTTACGGCACGGTGATTGCGCTCGACGAAGATTCACCGGACGAGCTGCTGCAAGCGGAGAAAAACAAATTGATGCAAATCGGCGATCAATTGAGTATCGCGCCGACGAAGCGCTGGTTGATCTGGGGTGAGCCGCAACAGGAAATCATCCGGCTGGCTGAACAAGAACATATCGACCTGATCGTTGTCGGCTCTCACGGCCGCCACGGGCTTGCCGTATTGATGGGCTCGACAGCCAAGGAAATTTTATACCACGCGCAATGCGATGTGCTCGCCGTTCACTTGTGA